The Gouania willdenowi chromosome 7, fGouWil2.1, whole genome shotgun sequence genome includes a window with the following:
- the krt18a.1 gene encoding keratin, type I cytoskeletal 18 has product MTTTRQQTSYSVRSSTTSRSPAMSITRASAPVYRASSIHGGAGGSRISVSSGGMGSAMALGAGGMFQVSTSGNTSNIVGNEKFAMQNLNDRLSNYLETVRNLEQANHKLEIKIKEALEKSGPDLKDYSKYQAILDDLRRKVFDATCDNARLILNIDNARLAADDFRVKYESELAIRQSVEADIVGLRKVIDDTNLSRLNLESEIEALKEELIHLKKNHENEVIELRNQIAQSGVHVDVDAPKGQDLAQIMAEIRAKYEKMAQKNQEELKAWHESQIIEVQTQVTQNTEALKGAQMEVNELRRQIQTLQIELESQKSLKASVEGTLRDTEIHYNMEIEAINGLILGLEAELSQLRNNIQMQSQDYEALLNTKMKLEAEIATYRRLLDGEDFQLQDAVEQKTMKKTKVMTVTQTLVDGKVVSSSTETKNL; this is encoded by the exons ATGACTACCACCAGACAACAGACCTCATACTCTGTGCGTTCCTCCACTACTAGCAGGAGTCCTGCTATGTCAATCACCCGTGCCTCAGCTCCAGTCTATAGGGCCTCCAGTATTCATGGTGGGGCTGGTGGGAGCAGAATCAGCGTGTCCTCTGGCGGGATGGGATCAGCGATGGCATTGGGAGCAGGAGGTATGTTTCAGGTCAGCACCAGCGGCAACACCTCCAACATAGTGGGCAATGAGAAGTTTGCAATGCAGAACCTGAATGACCGCCTGTCAAACTACCTGGAAACCGTTAGGAACTTGGAGCAGGCAAACCACAAGCTGGAGATTAAAATCAAGGAGGCCCTGGAGAAGAGTGGACCTGACCTCAAAGACTACAGCAAGTACCAGGCTATCCTCGACGACCTGAGGAGGAAG GTCTTTGATGCCACTTGTGACAATGCCCGCTTGATTCTCAACATCGACAATGCTCGCCTGGCAGCTGATGACTTCAGAGTAAA ATATGAGTCGGAATTGGCAATCCGCCAGTCTGTGGAGGCTGATATTGTTGGTCTACGAAAAGTCATTGATGACACAAACTTGAGCCGTTTGAATCTTGAGAGCGAGATTGAAGCCTTGAAGGAGGAGCTCATCCACCTCAAGaaaaaccatgaaaat GAGGTTATTGAGCTTCGTAACCAGATTGCCCAGTCTGGAGTCCATGTAGATGTTGATGCTCCCAAGGGGCAGGATTTGGCTCAGATTATGGCAGAAATTAGGGCAAAGTATGAGAAGATGGCACAGAAAAACCAGGAGGAACTTAAAGCATGGCATGAATCGCAG ATAATAGAAGTGCAGACGCAGGTGACGCAGAACACAGAGGCCTTGAAGGGAGCTCAGATGGAGGTGAATGAACTGCGCAGACAGATACAAACGCTGCAGATTGAGTTGGAGTCACAGAAGAGCCTG AAAGCCTCTGTGGAGGGCACGCTGAGGGATACAGAGATACATTACAACATGGAGATTGAAGCTATTAATGGCCTAATATTGGGTTTGGAGGCTGAACTCTCACAGCTGCGCAACAACATCCAGATGCAGTCACAGGATTATGAGGCACTCCTCAACACAAAGATGAAGCTAGAGGCAGAGATTGCAACATACAGGCGGCTACTGGATGGAGAAGACTTCCA gCTACAGGATGCGGTGGAGCagaaaacaatgaagaaaacCAAAGTAATGACTGTCACTCAGACATTAGTGGACGGCAAGGTGGTGTCCTCCAGCACAGAGACCAAGAACCTCTGA